A single region of the Candidatus Poribacteria bacterium genome encodes:
- a CDS encoding PorV/PorQ family protein translates to MIKFRLIYLYLLTASLIPAATCLAADEGAHAAEFLSHGVGARALGMGSAFVAIADDATATYWNPAGLTKVKKHSFSAMYSDTFSTGDGSWLSRGLVTYNFLNYVYQIEDIGSLGLSWIRLGVDDIPRTTFIDVNNNGFLGDFQDKNGNGIKDEGEPFIDKPEVAEYFSNTDNALLISYARQVHPMVSVGGNLKLLNQSIFENSGNGFGIDIGLIAEPYKGVRVGAMLLDATGTQVRWDTPDKPTFTRTRRLRFGAAYQFTVPRLGKGAIGADFETDQADLETDGSGGGLVLRVGAEYWLFNTLALRGGWNGHGLSAGAGLRLRVNAMSFFVNYAFNTHTLGGSQRISVSGEF, encoded by the coding sequence ATGATAAAATTTCGACTGATTTACCTCTATCTTTTAACAGCAAGTCTCATTCCAGCGGCAACATGCCTCGCGGCGGACGAAGGTGCGCATGCCGCTGAATTTCTCAGCCACGGTGTAGGCGCACGCGCTTTAGGAATGGGAAGCGCGTTCGTTGCTATTGCTGACGATGCAACAGCGACCTACTGGAACCCCGCCGGACTTACCAAAGTCAAGAAGCACAGTTTTTCCGCCATGTATTCCGATACCTTTAGCACGGGGGATGGGAGTTGGCTGAGTAGAGGTTTGGTTACCTATAATTTCCTTAACTACGTTTATCAGATTGAGGATATCGGCAGCCTCGGTCTAAGTTGGATTCGGCTCGGTGTTGATGACATACCACGCACAACCTTCATTGATGTCAACAATAACGGCTTTCTCGGCGATTTTCAGGACAAGAACGGCAACGGCATCAAAGATGAGGGGGAGCCTTTTATCGACAAACCTGAAGTCGCTGAGTATTTCAGCAATACCGATAATGCCCTCCTTATTTCTTATGCTCGCCAGGTCCACCCGATGGTATCTGTCGGCGGCAACCTCAAACTCCTCAACCAATCCATTTTTGAGAACAGCGGAAACGGTTTCGGGATTGACATCGGTCTGATTGCGGAACCCTACAAAGGGGTTCGAGTCGGTGCAATGTTGTTGGATGCGACAGGCACACAGGTCCGATGGGATACCCCTGATAAGCCGACGTTTACCCGCACGCGCCGACTCCGATTCGGCGCAGCTTACCAGTTTACTGTGCCGCGTCTCGGCAAGGGTGCTATCGGTGCCGACTTTGAAACAGATCAAGCGGATCTGGAAACAGACGGCTCCGGAGGCGGACTTGTCCTACGTGTCGGCGCGGAATACTGGCTTTTCAACACCCTCGCACTTCGTGGTGGCTGGAACGGACATGGACTGTCGGCAGGTGCCGGACTCCGCTTACGGGTAAATGCCATGTCGTTCTTTGTCAACTACGCTTTCAATACCCACACCCTCGGCGGTTCACAACGCATCTCTGTTTCTGGAGAATTCTAA
- a CDS encoding T9SS type A sorting domain-containing protein translates to MKSTLFLFFFMLLFVPDAFSQNYQDYTQFSLPEGTKVRLGKGSVSGNVAFSPDGSLLAVASSIGIWLYDTATYQEIALLAEHGNYINSVVFSPDGEKIASSSYYIIRLWNVNTRTQYQTLKGHTDEVSSIVFSPDGNTLASGSDDETIRIWDAETGALLQTFEAHRYVVNSIAFGPDGNTIVSGGKYDKIIRLWDAETGTLLQTFIGHLYGAKSVTFSPDGNTIVSGGTDGTIRFWDTASAVLLQTLTEHTDRVNSIVFSPDAHSIVSASEDGTIRLWDTESGDLLQTITGHSSIVFSASFSPDRKTIVSSSDDQTIRLWEAETGVHLLTLIGYTDGVASLTFSPDGNTIATGNWDNTIRLWNVDIGTQYRTLTGHTHAVGSLAFSPDGNMIVSGSRDETVRLWDVVSGTHIRTITGQWLDFNSVAFSPDGNTIAGTGRENIHLWDAVSGHLLQTLDGHPRGVSSITFSPDGKTIASGSSDETIRLWDAVSGELLRTLKGHTSVINSVVFSPDGRSLASASQDDTVRLWDVATGEVNRTLKGHRWHVQDAAFSPDGRTIVSAGILTLRLWDVSTGTQYRVLTGHGNTINSVAFSPDGKTIASGSFDDTVLLWEYIPFTTTDATVRLSPSTVSSPAIGEQLTFSLKIADGENVAGYQASMLFDTATLRYVESANGDYLPMDGLFLPPVIDGNTVTLAGTSFTGESNGGGTLATITFEIVAIKASTLILSDVLLTDEAGGSSIPLVQAARITEPSQLPEDVNKDGVVNVLDLTFVASNFGKRGENAADVNGDGIVNIIDLTLIAAAFGDTAAAPVVWAQDLDIAPTPTDVEAWLREAHQVNRTDLTFQRGIQMLEQLLAALTPRETALLPNYPNPFNPETWIPYQLTAPTNASISIYSTDGQLIRRLNLGHQSVGIYRHRSRAAYWDGKNTLGEPVASGVYFYTLTAGDFTMTRKMLIRK, encoded by the coding sequence ATGAAAAGCACACTGTTTTTGTTTTTTTTTATGCTGCTTTTTGTTCCAGACGCTTTCTCCCAGAACTATCAAGACTATACACAGTTCAGTTTACCGGAGGGTACCAAAGTTCGCCTCGGAAAAGGTTCGGTATCTGGAAATGTTGCTTTCTCACCAGATGGCAGTCTCCTTGCTGTGGCGAGTTCTATCGGTATTTGGCTCTACGATACGGCAACCTATCAAGAAATCGCACTGCTTGCGGAACATGGGAATTATATCAACAGCGTAGTTTTCAGTCCGGATGGAGAAAAAATCGCTAGTAGCAGTTATTATATCATTCGTCTCTGGAATGTTAATACAAGAACACAATATCAGACGCTAAAAGGACACACCGATGAAGTTAGCAGCATCGTCTTCAGTCCAGATGGAAACACACTTGCGAGTGGGAGTGATGACGAAACCATTCGCATTTGGGATGCGGAGACTGGAGCACTCCTGCAAACCTTTGAAGCGCATCGTTATGTAGTCAACAGCATAGCGTTCGGTCCGGATGGAAATACGATCGTTAGTGGCGGCAAATACGATAAAATCATACGCCTCTGGGATGCGGAAACCGGCACACTCCTACAAACCTTCATAGGACATTTGTATGGGGCTAAGAGTGTAACGTTCAGTCCGGATGGAAATACGATCGTTAGTGGCGGCACGGACGGGACCATACGTTTCTGGGATACGGCATCTGCGGTACTATTGCAGACGCTCACAGAGCATACGGACAGGGTCAACAGCATAGTGTTCAGTCCAGATGCACACTCTATTGTGAGTGCCAGTGAAGACGGAACCATCCGTCTGTGGGATACTGAGTCAGGAGACCTCCTGCAAACGATCACTGGACATAGTAGTATTGTCTTTAGCGCATCGTTCAGTCCGGATCGGAAAACTATCGTTAGCAGCAGTGACGATCAAACCATCCGCCTTTGGGAGGCTGAGACAGGTGTGCACCTGCTCACACTGATAGGGTATACGGATGGTGTCGCCAGTCTGACGTTCAGTCCAGATGGAAATACGATCGCTACTGGAAATTGGGATAATACCATTCGTCTCTGGAATGTTGATATAGGGACACAATATCGGACACTCACGGGACATACGCATGCTGTCGGCAGCCTTGCGTTCAGTCCGGATGGAAATATGATCGTTAGTGGTAGTCGGGATGAAACGGTTCGCCTCTGGGATGTGGTATCTGGAACTCATATACGGACGATCACAGGACAATGGTTAGATTTCAACAGCGTCGCGTTCAGTCCGGATGGAAATACGATCGCTGGCACAGGTCGGGAGAATATCCATCTGTGGGATGCGGTGTCAGGACACCTTCTGCAGACACTTGATGGACATCCGCGAGGAGTCAGTAGCATAACCTTCAGTCCGGATGGAAAAACTATTGCAAGCGGTAGTTCCGATGAAACTATCCGTCTCTGGGATGCCGTGTCAGGAGAACTCTTGCGGACGCTCAAGGGACATACGTCCGTTATCAATAGTGTCGTTTTCAGCCCAGATGGACGATCGCTCGCGAGTGCGAGTCAAGATGATACAGTTCGTCTGTGGGATGTTGCTACAGGAGAAGTAAATCGGACTCTAAAGGGGCATCGTTGGCATGTTCAGGACGCGGCATTCAGCCCAGATGGACGCACCATTGTTAGTGCTGGCATTCTAACGCTTCGGCTCTGGGATGTTTCCACAGGAACACAATATCGGGTGCTTACAGGGCATGGAAATACTATCAACAGTGTGGCGTTCAGTCCAGATGGAAAAACTATTGCGAGTGGCAGTTTTGATGATACGGTACTCCTTTGGGAGTACATCCCTTTCACTACTACAGACGCTACGGTCCGCCTTTCACCCTCTACGGTGTCCTCGCCTGCTATCGGAGAACAACTCACGTTTTCTCTCAAAATCGCTGACGGTGAAAACGTCGCGGGTTATCAGGCATCTATGCTTTTTGATACCGCTACCCTTCGCTATGTAGAGAGTGCAAATGGAGATTATTTACCCATGGATGGGCTCTTTTTGCCGCCGGTTATTGATGGAAATACCGTGACGCTCGCTGGCACGTCTTTCACCGGAGAAAGCAACGGAGGCGGCACACTTGCCACCATCACATTTGAAATTGTTGCAATCAAAGCCTCTACCCTCATCCTATCTGATGTATTACTGACCGACGAGGCAGGAGGCAGTTCAATCCCGTTAGTACAAGCCGCGCGGATTACTGAACCATCCCAACTCCCGGAAGATGTCAATAAGGACGGTGTTGTCAATGTTTTAGACCTGACCTTTGTCGCGTCAAACTTCGGCAAACGTGGAGAAAATGCAGCGGATGTCAATGGTGATGGTATCGTCAATATTATAGATTTAACGCTTATCGCTGCGGCATTTGGAGATACGGCTGCTGCACCAGTTGTATGGGCACAAGATCTGGATATTGCCCCTACACCTACTGATGTAGAAGCCTGGCTGCGTGAAGCACATCAGGTTAACCGAACAGACCTCACTTTTCAGCGTGGGATCCAGATGTTAGAACAACTCCTTGCTGCGTTGACCCCGAGAGAGACGGCACTGCTGCCCAATTACCCGAATCCATTCAATCCTGAGACGTGGATACCGTATCAATTGACAGCACCTACTAATGCCAGCATCTCTATCTACTCAACAGACGGACAGTTGATACGGAGACTAAATTTAGGGCATCAATCTGTTGGTATTTATCGTCACCGTAGTCGAGCTGCGTATTGGGATGGCAAGAACACACTCGGCGAACCTGTGGCAAGCGGTGTCTATTTCTATACGCTAACCGCTGGTGATTTCACAATGACCCGGAAAATGTTGATAAGGAAGTGA
- a CDS encoding dockerin type I domain-containing protein: MSNTVQTDSGGRLGKSPSPGIVRVFGVGLYMPYAKQIWKTLMTTTGNFITKKVPLYLFLTLLFVSTPYLPNAFAQDYQDYMQFSLPEGAKARFGKSSISGDIAFSPDGKRLAVTSAIGIWLYDTVTYKEVALLTGHTARVTSVVFSPDGRTIASGGADHTIRLWDAASGILLRTFTGHTWGVTSVAFSPNGRTILSGSGDSTVRLWDIASGILLRTFIGHTDDVTSVAFSPDGKTVVSGSKDTIVRLWDVVSGSHRALTGHWSDINSVVFSPDGSIVASGSDDGTIHLWDIETEALLQTLGDHENNVTSVAFSPDGRTIVSGSYDLTIRLWDAVLGQLQQTLTGHSHWVTNVVFSPDGKTLASTGWDNTIRLWDAVSGVVLRTLKGYTEGFRSVAFSPDGKIIATGSRIDESVRLWDAGTGALLQAFRAHPYYVTSVAFSPDGNTIISEGFDENIHLWDVGTGALLRTLKVPSGVGSVAFSPHEPIIASGGGDGTIHLWDAETGALLQTLIGHTKSVGSVVFSPDGNTLASGSFDRTIRLWDMTSGTHLQTLTGHTWNVYSVAFSPDARTLVSGGYDEIVRLWDVRTGSLLQTFTGHTSPIESVAFSPDGNTLASVSGDTTIRLWDTASGTHPRTLTGHRFGVTSIAFSPDGNTFATVSWDGTVLLWDLMSSPTSKATVSVSPSSVRSPAIGEQLTFSLKIADGENVAGYQATVHFDAAALHYVESANGDYLPADALFTPLIVQEDQVSLSGKSPAVENNGDGTLATITFEVVAVKYSIVSLSDVRLIDSSGRSSSLKIEVSEIIETPQIAEDINGDGVVNIIDLIVVVSSFGKRGQNNADVNGDGIVNIIDLTLVAAAFENIAAAPEVLWSLNAEGMPTRAEVEAWLREAHQVNRTDLTFQRGIQVLEQLLAALTPKETALLPNYPNPFNPETWIPYQLAAPADVTFSIHSTGGRLVRTLEVGYQSVGIYESRSRAAYWDGRNSFGESVASGVYFYTLTAGDFTATRKMLIRK, encoded by the coding sequence TTGTCAAATACTGTACAAACCGATTCTGGCGGAAGGCTGGGAAAGTCGCCATCACCGGGTATCGTGCGCGTATTCGGTGTTGGTTTATATATGCCCTATGCTAAGCAAATATGGAAAACACTGATGACGACAACGGGAAATTTCATAACAAAAAAGGTGCCTCTTTACCTATTTTTAACACTACTTTTTGTTTCAACCCCTTATCTGCCAAACGCTTTTGCTCAAGATTATCAAGACTATATGCAGTTCAGTTTACCCGAAGGTGCCAAAGCACGCTTTGGAAAAAGCTCGATATCCGGAGATATTGCTTTCTCGCCAGATGGTAAGCGGCTGGCGGTGACAAGTGCTATAGGCATTTGGCTCTACGATACAGTAACCTATAAAGAGGTGGCTCTGCTTACCGGACATACGGCTCGGGTCACCAGTGTAGTGTTTAGTCCAGATGGACGCACAATCGCGAGTGGAGGTGCCGACCATACCATTCGTCTGTGGGATGCAGCGTCTGGCATACTTTTGCGGACGTTCACGGGGCATACGTGGGGTGTCACCAGCGTGGCGTTCAGTCCAAATGGACGCACCATTCTCAGTGGCAGTGGTGACAGTACTGTCCGTCTGTGGGATATAGCATCTGGCATACTTTTGCGGACGTTCATCGGACATACGGACGATGTCACCAGCGTGGCGTTCAGCCCAGATGGAAAGACTGTTGTAAGCGGGAGCAAGGACACAATCGTCCGTTTGTGGGATGTGGTGTCCGGATCGCATCGGGCACTTACGGGGCATTGGTCAGATATCAACAGTGTGGTTTTCAGTCCGGATGGTAGTATTGTTGCCAGTGGGAGTGACGACGGAACCATCCATCTGTGGGATATAGAGACTGAAGCACTTCTGCAAACCCTCGGGGACCATGAGAATAATGTTACCAGTGTAGCATTCAGTCCAGATGGACGCACGATTGTCAGTGGCAGTTACGACCTCACAATTCGTCTCTGGGACGCAGTTCTCGGACAACTCCAACAAACGCTTACAGGGCATTCGCATTGGGTCACCAACGTGGTCTTCAGCCCTGACGGAAAAACGCTCGCCAGTACCGGATGGGATAATACTATCCGTCTATGGGATGCAGTATCTGGCGTAGTTTTGCGGACGCTTAAGGGATATACAGAAGGTTTCAGAAGCGTCGCGTTCAGTCCGGATGGAAAAATTATTGCTACTGGAAGTAGAATCGACGAGAGTGTCCGTCTATGGGATGCGGGGACTGGAGCACTCTTGCAAGCTTTCAGAGCACATCCGTATTATGTCACCAGTGTAGCGTTCAGTCCGGATGGAAATACCATCATCAGTGAGGGTTTCGACGAAAATATCCATCTGTGGGATGTGGGGACTGGAGCACTCCTGCGAACCTTGAAAGTACCATCTGGGGTTGGAAGCGTGGCGTTCAGTCCCCATGAGCCCATAATTGCCAGTGGAGGAGGTGACGGAACCATTCATTTGTGGGATGCGGAGACTGGAGCACTCCTGCAAACCCTAATAGGACATACGAAGAGCGTTGGAAGTGTCGTGTTCAGTCCGGATGGAAATACACTTGCGAGTGGGAGTTTCGATCGTACCATCCGTCTGTGGGATATGACATCTGGAACACATCTGCAAACACTTACAGGACATACGTGGAATGTCTACAGCGTCGCGTTCAGTCCAGATGCACGCACGCTTGTCAGTGGTGGATACGACGAGATCGTACGTCTCTGGGATGTGCGGACTGGCTCCCTTCTGCAAACCTTCACAGGACATACGTCCCCGATTGAGAGCGTGGCGTTCAGTCCGGATGGAAATACACTTGCGAGTGTAAGTGGGGACACGACCATCCGTCTATGGGATACGGCATCTGGAACGCATCCGAGGACGCTCACAGGGCATAGGTTTGGGGTCACCAGCATAGCATTCAGCCCAGATGGAAATACATTTGCAACGGTGAGTTGGGATGGGACGGTACTTCTATGGGATCTGATGTCCTCACCTACTTCTAAAGCAACGGTAAGCGTTTCGCCTAGCTCCGTGCGATCGCCTGCTATTGGAGAGCAACTCACATTTTCTCTCAAAATCGCTGACGGTGAAAACGTCGCGGGTTATCAGGCAACTGTACATTTTGATGCCGCTGCCCTCCACTATGTGGAGAGTGCAAACGGAGACTATCTACCCGCAGACGCACTCTTTACGCCACTGATCGTTCAAGAAGACCAAGTGTCCCTATCCGGTAAGTCTCCTGCCGTCGAAAACAATGGAGACGGCACCCTTGCCACCATCACATTTGAAGTTGTTGCTGTCAAATACTCTATTGTAAGTCTATCTGATGTACGACTAATAGATAGTAGCGGGCGCAGTTCAAGTCTGAAAATAGAGGTCTCGGAAATAATTGAAACCCCGCAAATCGCTGAAGATATCAATGGAGATGGAGTCGTTAACATTATAGATTTGATCGTTGTTGTATCGAGTTTTGGCAAACGAGGACAAAACAACGCGGATGTCAATGGTGATGGTATCGTCAATATTATAGATTTGACGCTTGTCGCTGCAGCATTTGAAAATATAGCTGCCGCCCCTGAAGTGTTATGGAGTCTCAATGCTGAGGGCATGCCTACACGGGCAGAAGTGGAAGCCTGGCTGCGTGAAGCACATCAGGTGAACCGAACAGACCTCACTTTTCAGCGTGGGATCCAGGTGTTAGAACAACTCCTTGCTGCGTTGACCCCGAAAGAGACAGCACTGCTGCCCAATTATCCGAATCCATTCAATCCTGAGACGTGGATACCGTATCAATTGGCAGCACCTGCCGATGTTACCTTCTCCATCCATTCTACTGGTGGGAGATTGGTTCGGACGTTAGAAGTGGGGTATCAATCGGTAGGCATCTATGAATCTCGTAGCCGTGCAGCATATTGGGATGGAAGGAACTCCTTCGGCGAGTCTGTTGCGAGTGGTGTCTATTTCTATACGTTAACAGCAGGCGATTTTACTGCGACGCGAAAAATGCTAATCCGGAAGTAA
- a CDS encoding T9SS type A sorting domain-containing protein, with product MKTAFFSTLTILCVITLFFSYNSFAQDSPQWHLPEGATARLGKGWLYEIQYSPDGTRFAAAGTLGVWIYDTATNKEISLLPGYGIGVSALAYSPDGNILASGSAYGSIRLWDTKTGEVLHTLDEHRRSVRSLVFNSDGSVLASGSRDDTIRLWNPDTGELLKTLEGHTEGVNSVAFSADDGTIISASRDDTIRIWDVATGVLQQTLEEHRDNVASVVISPDGATLASGDLNAIIHLWDTTTWTIRETLLGHTSHIYDLKFSPDGSLLASAGEDDTVRLWDAATGDPLNMLSDHTADVFGLAFTPDGSVLTSGAWDASIRSWNPVTGEHLETITGHTDAVASVTFSADGRILATRSWDKTIRLWDADTGELRHTLIGHQDDVDVVVFAPDGKTLASGSQDNTVRLWDAITGEHVKTLRGHYSYLISLAFSPDGSILASGSEDDSIRLWDVTTGQYIGGLWEHEAGVETLAFSPDGTMLASGSRDDRIILWDIKTREVVHTISEHEDDVWAVAFSPDGKKLASGGRDKVSLWDVATAELLQTFRRPVDREVPVDAPEELTGDVPTDLPANATSIVFSPDAKVLVSGSYDRTIRLWNIATGEQLRTLEGHSYSITSVAVSPGSTTIASGSVDGTVLLWAFPDVMIATAVLGDLNGDGMVNIQDIVLIAASFGASGENDADLNSDGVVNIQDLILIANAFGNAAGAPSAHALSATQVEQWLRLAKREASRTIQILDFPRRFSYDRGILVLEQLLKTLAPQETVLLANYPNPFNPETWIPYQLAEPADVSISVYSADGKLVRTLELGHQPVGIYESRSRAAYWDGRNTVGEPVASGVYFYTLTAGDFTATRKMLIRK from the coding sequence ATGAAAACAGCGTTTTTTTCTACATTAACAATTCTTTGTGTGATAACTCTATTTTTCTCTTACAACAGTTTTGCGCAAGATTCACCACAATGGCATCTGCCTGAAGGTGCTACTGCGCGTCTTGGTAAAGGTTGGTTATATGAAATTCAGTATTCACCCGATGGTACACGGTTTGCCGCTGCAGGGACCCTCGGCGTTTGGATTTATGATACCGCAACCAACAAAGAAATATCGCTCCTTCCCGGATACGGGATTGGCGTTTCGGCATTAGCGTACTCTCCCGATGGAAACATACTCGCCAGTGGAAGTGCCTACGGGAGCATCCGCTTGTGGGATACTAAAACGGGTGAGGTCTTACACACCCTTGATGAACACAGGAGGAGCGTCCGCAGCCTCGTTTTCAATTCTGATGGGTCTGTACTTGCGAGTGGCAGCAGAGATGATACGATCCGTCTATGGAACCCCGACACCGGCGAACTCCTGAAAACGCTTGAGGGCCATACGGAAGGGGTCAATAGTGTCGCTTTCAGTGCTGATGATGGCACGATTATCAGTGCAAGTCGAGACGATACCATCCGTATATGGGATGTTGCTACGGGGGTACTGCAGCAAACGCTTGAGGAACATCGAGATAATGTCGCGAGTGTTGTAATCAGCCCTGATGGGGCAACCCTCGCCAGCGGTGATTTGAACGCCATTATCCACCTGTGGGATACAACGACCTGGACAATCAGAGAGACGCTTCTTGGACATACCTCTCATATCTATGACCTGAAATTTAGTCCGGACGGTAGTCTTCTGGCGAGTGCAGGTGAGGATGATACCGTCCGGTTGTGGGACGCTGCCACGGGCGACCCCTTAAACATGCTTTCCGATCATACTGCTGATGTCTTTGGACTTGCTTTTACGCCAGATGGATCGGTGCTTACCAGTGGCGCGTGGGATGCTTCAATACGTTCGTGGAATCCTGTAACAGGCGAACATCTGGAAACTATTACAGGGCATACGGATGCTGTCGCCAGCGTTACCTTTAGTGCTGATGGCAGGATCCTTGCCACCCGGAGTTGGGATAAAACCATCCGACTCTGGGATGCCGATACAGGTGAACTTCGGCATACCCTCATTGGGCACCAAGATGATGTTGATGTTGTTGTCTTTGCCCCTGATGGCAAAACACTCGCGAGTGGTAGCCAAGACAACACCGTCCGTTTATGGGATGCTATCACGGGTGAACACGTAAAGACCCTCAGAGGACATTATTCCTATCTGATAAGTCTTGCGTTCAGTCCAGATGGAAGTATCTTGGCGAGTGGTAGTGAGGACGACAGCATCCGTTTGTGGGATGTTACTACAGGTCAATATATCGGAGGATTGTGGGAGCATGAAGCAGGTGTCGAAACGCTTGCGTTTAGCCCCGATGGTACTATGCTCGCCAGTGGCAGTCGTGACGATAGAATTATCTTGTGGGATATCAAAACACGTGAAGTTGTACATACTATCAGTGAACATGAGGACGATGTTTGGGCAGTTGCGTTCAGTCCGGATGGCAAAAAGCTTGCAAGTGGTGGGCGCGACAAGGTCTCCTTATGGGATGTCGCTACGGCAGAACTTCTACAGACATTTCGTAGACCCGTTGATCGCGAAGTGCCGGTAGACGCACCGGAGGAATTGACAGGCGACGTGCCTACAGATCTCCCGGCAAATGCTACAAGTATTGTTTTTAGCCCTGATGCTAAAGTCCTTGTCAGTGGAAGTTACGACAGAACCATTCGCTTGTGGAACATTGCCACGGGCGAACAGCTTAGAACACTTGAAGGACATTCATATTCTATTACGAGTGTCGCTGTTAGTCCTGGGAGTACCACAATTGCGAGCGGAAGCGTCGACGGAACAGTCCTCTTATGGGCATTTCCTGACGTAATGATTGCCACCGCGGTTTTAGGCGACTTGAATGGCGACGGTATGGTCAATATCCAAGATATAGTGCTGATTGCAGCCAGTTTCGGGGCATCTGGTGAGAACGATGCCGACCTGAACAGCGATGGTGTTGTCAACATTCAAGATCTCATTCTGATTGCAAATGCATTCGGGAATGCTGCAGGCGCACCTTCAGCACACGCGTTATCGGCGACACAGGTAGAACAGTGGTTGCGTCTCGCCAAGCGAGAGGCTTCACGAACGATCCAAATTTTAGACTTCCCGCGTCGCTTCTCCTATGACCGAGGGATTCTGGTGCTGGAGCAGCTTTTGAAAACGTTGGCTCCACAAGAAACAGTGTTGCTTGCCAACTATCCGAATCCGTTTAACCCAGAAACATGGATCCCGTATCAATTGGCAGAGCCTGCCGATGTTAGTATTTCCGTCTATTCTGCGGATGGAAAATTGGTTCGGACATTGGAGTTAGGACACCAGCCAGTGGGTATCTATGAATCTCGGAGTCGTGCGGCGTATTGGGATGGACGCAATACAGTGGGTGAACCGGTTGCGAGTGGTGTCTATTTCTATACCTTAACAGCAGGCGATTTCACCGCAACACGCAAGATGTTGATACGGAAGTAA